The genomic interval TGCAACTTGGTGATAGTTTACAACTTGATGCTGTGCGGTTTCCTGGAAAAAGTTTATTAAGGGAAAGGCAATTATTCAATCAGTCGGAAAAGGAATTTCAGCCTTACAGGCAACTGATTTTTTATGAGCAGGTAGAAGGCCAGTGGTACCGGGTTACGATCAGCAAATTATTGATCCAGCGGCAGCAATTGATGGATGCAGTAGTTGTGACTGTTACATTTATCGTGGCATTGTTACTGGTGTCTCTGCTGATGTTAAACGGCTGGCTGTCCAAAAGTATCTGGCGGCCATTTTATAAAACACTGAATGCGCTCGATCATTATCAGCTTGAAACACATGAAGTGCTAAAATTCCAGGCAGGAAAAACCGAAGAGTTTAATCAACTCAATATGTCAGTAACACAACTCACGGAAAGACTGGCAACGACGTATCAGACTTTAAAAGAATTTACTGAAAATGCAGCGCACGAAATCCAGACCCCGCTGGCTGTTATCCTTTCTAAAATTGAAGGATTGTTCCAGGACGAAACCCTGACGGAAACACAGCTGGTTGCATTATCGGAAATAAGTGAAGCGGCTAACCGTCTTAGCAGATTAAACCAGGCATTACTTTTACTTACTAAAATTGAGAACAGGCAGTTTCTGGCGGGAACAGAAGCGGTGAATTTTTCCCCAATTATTAATCGTAAACTGAGAGATCTGGAAGATTTGATCGCACAGCGTCAAATAATTATTAAAACAGAATTGATACCAACCGGCCCTGTAATGCATCCGGCTTTGGCAGAAGTTCTGGTCAATAACCTACTGACGAATGCTATCAGACATAATTTGCAAAATGGTACTATTTTAATTTCATTGACCGAAAAAAAACTGGTTGTACGTAATACCGGAAACCCAATAAATTATGATCCGGCACAACTTTTTGAGCGTTTTAGAAAAGAGACCACACAGTCAGCATCTTTGGGCCTTGGACTTGCTTTGGCAAAAACAATTTGTCAGGTAAATGAGCAAACGCTGACATATGAGATTGATAATGAATGGCATATATTAACCGTAACCTGGTAAAAGATATTATTTCATGGCTGGTAGTGATTCAAACGGATAGTTTTTAACTGTCCGTTTTTTTGTTATTATCTTTAAAATGTACCGGTTTACAATTACCCACTCGTCGTAACAAGACTTTGCAAATAACTTTTATTGCCTGACAACTAACTTAAATAAGTTTCAAATTGCCATTCGGCGTTTACAGGACAGCGTGTAAAAGCCGGCTAAAAATGATTAAATCCCTGAATAATTTTTAGTGCCTTGTTTCCCTGTTGCGAATTCAAGCGTATAGTATTGTGTGATATAAAAAAGAATACAACAGCGTCAGAATGGTAAATCAGGCATAATTTTTGACTGTAAATTTTCCAAAAAACTCATCTATACTATTTTAAATAACTCAGCATGCTTTTACCTATTGATCTTATTTTGTTAGGTAGAACTGTGTATGAACTCTTTTAAAAAAAATAAATATTACCATAGATAGTACTACCTTTTTAACTTCTATTTTCTAACCTTACTTTAATGATAAAGCTTTGTAAAAATATGATCGATCATATTTTAAAGAAATGGCCGGAAGCAGAATTACGTGTGCAAAGCAGTATGGCATTCCATGATAATGAATTGATAATCACGAACGCCAACAAGTGGTTTATTACCATGTCCCACTCATCCGGTAAAGTTTCGGCCATCATTTATATGATCACCGGATCTGTTAAAAATAACAATCTGGGTTACCAGTATTTAAAAGAATATCGGGTTAATATCCTTCAAAAACAGGAAAAATACCGAACGTCGTATATCAGGCATCTTGGGATTTCGCGATTCGTAAAAATGAGTTGGTCAATGGCCGAACTGATCAGAAATATGGAATTGGAAATGGCTAAGTCCACCGCAGAAACCATTAAAAATGAAACTAACAGTCAATATTACGGACTAAGGCCAATAATTTGAAACAGGCTTTTAAAGTTTTTAAATAGCGGGAGAAACGGGTTATTTTTTAGAAAAATCCCGTTTCTCTGAAAAAATAGTATGGCCAGAATATTCAGTCCGGTATTGATTTAAGCGCTCTGGCTAATGCATGTGCCATTTAATCTTCACCCATTGCGCTACCCATTGCTTTCATCGCGGTAATTATATCTCCTTTATCCGCCCTGTTAATTTTGAAAACAATCACTTCGTTAGGAAAACTTTTTTGTCAAACATTCCTTCTTTTTCTGAAACTATAGAATGTCTTCAGAATGTCAACAAAATTGCAACAGGATTGTATGTGAAATTTGAAATACCAAAAGAGACAAACAGGATTTAAAAATTCCTTAATGCGCTCAACTGGATTACTATTTTTCAACCATTTCACGTAAAACAACAATGTTTCAAAAATCAAACATTAAGAAAATAACTTCTGTTGCCTTACTTTCAGCATTGTTAGGCGGAACCTCTTATGCCACCTATGAGCACCTGAGCAAGCAGGACACACTAAGTACATGGGTCAGCAATGCGACTCCCTTTGTAAAAGCGAGGTTGGATGAAAAAAATGCAGGATCGAATGTTGCTATGATTCCCGCTGATTTCACATTTGCATCCAAAAAAGCAACTGCGGCTGTAGTGCATATTAAATCTACCCTGAAAGCAGAACGAAATGTAAGCCAGATGGAAATACCTGAAGAATTCAAGGATTTATTCGGCGGACGAAATCCATTTGGACAACAGGGACAGCAACCAGGCAGGCCGCAAAAAGCCCAGGCTTCGGGATCTGGTGTGATCATTAATCCTGATGGATTTATCGTTACCAATAACCATGTAATTCAGGGAGCAGAATCTTTGGAAGTAACACTGGCTGATAAGCGTACTTTCAAAGCAAAAGTGGTTGGTTCTGATCCGAACACGGATATTGCTTTAATCAAAATTGATGCGAAGGATCTTCCAGCTCTTTCTTTTAGTAATTCGGATGCGGTACAGGTAGGACAATGGGTACTTGCAGTTGGCAATCCCTATAATCTTACCTCAACCGTTACCGCGGGAATTGTTAGTGCCAAAGGCCGAAGTATCAATATTCTTGGAGAGAATTCAAAAGCCCCGATTGAGTCATTTATACAAACGGATGCAGCTGTAAATCCGGGCAATTCAGGAGGAGCGCTGGTTGATCTGAATGGTAATCTGATTGGTATCAACACAGCTATTGCTAGTCAGACTGGTTCATTTGCGGGTTATTCATTTGCAGTCCCATCCAGCATTGCACATAAAGTGGTAGAGGACATTTCCAAATTCGGATCTGTACATCGCGGTTATTTGGGTGTAGGAATCAGCGAACTGACTTCTGAAAACGTTAAGACTTATAATTTGAAAGTAACTGACGGAGTCAGAGTAGAAAATTTCGCCAATGAAAGTGCTGCAAAAGAAGCAGGTATAAAAGTAGGCGATGTAATTACAAAAATTGACGGACATGCAATTGAAAGCGTTCCGGAATTGCAGGAAGCAATCGCACAACATCAGCCTTCTGATAAAGTTGCGGTGAATGTAAACCGCGATGGTGTAGATAAAGTAATAAATGTGACTTTGAAAAGCACTGCTGTTGCAAGTGCCGATCTGCCGGAATCTGCTGT from Dyadobacter sp. NIV53 carries:
- a CDS encoding HAMP domain-containing sensor histidine kinase, with translation MEWVINSVNHEITGSDFPVPDHCFIGGITFRNRAFFVSVRYLIDEEVNKELISSRTKVSWQLKHIDTLPVYILQLGDSLQLDAVRFPGKSLLRERQLFNQSEKEFQPYRQLIFYEQVEGQWYRVTISKLLIQRQQLMDAVVVTVTFIVALLLVSLLMLNGWLSKSIWRPFYKTLNALDHYQLETHEVLKFQAGKTEEFNQLNMSVTQLTERLATTYQTLKEFTENAAHEIQTPLAVILSKIEGLFQDETLTETQLVALSEISEAANRLSRLNQALLLLTKIENRQFLAGTEAVNFSPIINRKLRDLEDLIAQRQIIIKTELIPTGPVMHPALAEVLVNNLLTNAIRHNLQNGTILISLTEKKLVVRNTGNPINYDPAQLFERFRKETTQSASLGLGLALAKTICQVNEQTLTYEIDNEWHILTVTW
- a CDS encoding Do family serine endopeptidase; this encodes MFQKSNIKKITSVALLSALLGGTSYATYEHLSKQDTLSTWVSNATPFVKARLDEKNAGSNVAMIPADFTFASKKATAAVVHIKSTLKAERNVSQMEIPEEFKDLFGGRNPFGQQGQQPGRPQKAQASGSGVIINPDGFIVTNNHVIQGAESLEVTLADKRTFKAKVVGSDPNTDIALIKIDAKDLPALSFSNSDAVQVGQWVLAVGNPYNLTSTVTAGIVSAKGRSINILGENSKAPIESFIQTDAAVNPGNSGGALVDLNGNLIGINTAIASQTGSFAGYSFAVPSSIAHKVVEDISKFGSVHRGYLGVGISELTSENVKTYNLKVTDGVRVENFANESAAKEAGIKVGDVITKIDGHAIESVPELQEAIAQHQPSDKVAVNVNRDGVDKVINVTLKSTAVASADLPESAVMEQLGIELQDLTNQQKKETGVESGVVVSQVNAGKIRQNTDMEAGFVITKIDKTPVASVKEAQKLLQSKKGGVMIEGVYPGSEETQYYAIGL